One region of Phycicoccus sp. M110.8 genomic DNA includes:
- a CDS encoding PadR family transcriptional regulator gives MAHDPQMLKGVLSLLLLSVLREEPGYGYGIVTRLKAAGFEDLAEGTVYPALARLESAGLLQSHLELSASGPARKYYRTTPAGVAELAARGRAWRSLVAAVDTVTGAAPPGNEGKSA, from the coding sequence ATGGCCCATGACCCGCAGATGCTCAAGGGAGTGCTCTCGCTGCTCCTGCTGAGCGTGCTGCGCGAGGAGCCGGGGTACGGCTACGGCATCGTCACCCGGCTCAAGGCCGCGGGGTTCGAGGACCTCGCCGAGGGGACGGTCTACCCGGCCCTGGCCCGCCTGGAGTCGGCCGGCCTGCTGCAGTCCCACCTGGAGCTGTCGGCCTCGGGCCCTGCTCGGAAGTACTACCGCACGACCCCGGCGGGAGTGGCCGAGCTCGCCGCCCGGGGCCGCGCCTGGCGGTCGCTCGTCGCGGCCGTCGACACCGTCACGGGCGCCGCACCGCCCGGCAACGAAGGGAAGTCCGCATGA
- a CDS encoding flavodoxin family protein, translating to MRELDFGGLRATFVNCTLKRSPERSHTQGLIDVSAGIMRDHGVDVREFRAVDHDIATGVYVDMTEHGWDRDEWPTIFAEILESDILVVAGPIWLGDNSSVTKRVIERLYGGSSMTNAAGQYVYYGKVGGAIITGNEDGIKHCASNILYSLQHIGFTIPPGADAGWIGEAGPGPSYLDEGSGGPENEFTRRNTTFMTYNLMHLAAMFTVAGGFPVGGNQRVAWDAGDRFDSPNPEYR from the coding sequence ATGCGGGAGCTGGACTTCGGGGGGCTGCGGGCGACCTTCGTCAACTGCACGCTGAAGCGCTCGCCCGAGCGCAGCCACACGCAGGGGCTGATCGACGTCAGCGCCGGGATCATGCGCGACCACGGGGTCGACGTGCGCGAGTTCCGCGCCGTCGACCACGACATCGCGACCGGCGTGTACGTGGACATGACCGAGCACGGCTGGGACCGCGACGAGTGGCCGACGATCTTCGCCGAGATCCTCGAGTCGGACATCCTCGTCGTCGCCGGCCCGATCTGGCTCGGCGATAACTCCAGCGTCACCAAGCGCGTCATCGAGCGGCTCTACGGCGGCTCGTCGATGACCAATGCGGCCGGGCAGTACGTCTACTACGGCAAGGTCGGCGGCGCGATCATCACCGGCAACGAGGACGGCATCAAGCACTGCGCCTCCAACATCCTCTACAGCCTGCAGCACATCGGCTTCACCATCCCGCCCGGCGCGGACGCCGGCTGGATCGGCGAGGCCGGGCCGGGTCCGTCGTACCTCGACGAGGGCAGCGGCGGCCCCGAGAACGAGTTCACCCGGCGGAACACCACGTTCATGACCTACAACCTCATGCACCTCGCGGCGATGTTCACGGTGGCCGGCGGCTTCCCCGTCGGTGGCAACCAGCGAGTGGCGTGGGACGCCGGCGACCGCTTCGACTCCCCCAACCCCGAGTACCGCTGA
- a CDS encoding carbohydrate kinase family protein, with the protein MRIAVTGSIATDHLMTFKGRFRDSLVVEQLDKVSLSFLADDLEVRRGGVAANIAFGMANLGQRPILVGAVGEDFADYRSWLERHGVDCTSVHVSESRHTARFVCTTDEDMAQIATFYAGAMSEARAIELGPIAERVGGLDLVVVGANDPEAMLRHTRECRSRGIPFAADPSQQLAFADGETIRQLIDGADYLLTNEYEAALTEQKTGWSSDEIAARVNTRVVTKGKDGVTIERKGEDPVHVSVAREVRRADPTGVGDAFRAGFLTGLAADLGLRHAAELGSMLATYVIETVGTQEYTLGKSTFLARLAEAYGQDSADAIEPHIACVAP; encoded by the coding sequence GTGCGAATAGCCGTCACCGGGTCCATTGCCACCGACCACCTCATGACCTTCAAGGGGAGGTTCCGCGACTCCCTCGTCGTCGAGCAGCTCGACAAGGTCTCGCTGTCCTTCCTCGCCGACGACCTCGAGGTCCGGCGTGGGGGAGTGGCCGCCAACATCGCCTTCGGGATGGCCAACCTCGGGCAGCGGCCGATCCTCGTCGGCGCCGTGGGCGAGGACTTCGCCGACTACCGCAGCTGGTTGGAGCGCCACGGCGTCGACTGCACGTCCGTGCACGTGTCGGAGTCGCGGCACACAGCCCGGTTCGTGTGCACGACCGACGAGGACATGGCCCAGATCGCCACCTTCTACGCCGGTGCCATGAGCGAGGCGCGGGCGATCGAGCTCGGCCCCATCGCCGAGCGCGTCGGTGGCCTGGACCTCGTCGTCGTCGGCGCCAACGACCCCGAGGCCATGCTGCGCCACACGCGGGAGTGCCGTTCGCGGGGCATCCCGTTCGCGGCCGACCCGAGCCAGCAGCTGGCCTTCGCCGACGGCGAGACGATCCGCCAGCTCATCGACGGCGCCGACTACCTGCTCACCAACGAGTACGAGGCCGCCCTCACCGAGCAGAAGACCGGCTGGTCCTCCGACGAGATCGCGGCCCGGGTCAACACCCGGGTCGTCACCAAGGGTAAGGACGGCGTCACCATCGAGCGCAAGGGCGAGGACCCCGTCCACGTCTCGGTCGCCCGCGAGGTGCGCCGCGCCGACCCGACGGGGGTCGGCGACGCGTTCCGCGCCGGCTTCCTCACCGGCCTGGCCGCCGACCTGGGCCTGCGGCACGCGGCGGAGCTCGGCTCGATGCTGGCGACCTACGTCATCGAGACCGTCGGGACCCAGGAGTACACCCTCGGCAAGTCCACCTTCCTCGCCCGGCTCGCCGAGGCGTACGGGCAGGACTCCGCCGACGCGATCGAGCCGCACATCGCCTGCGTGGCCCCCTGA
- the aat gene encoding leucyl/phenylalanyl-tRNA--protein transferase, with amino-acid sequence MVAPEPVEPLPSGWAFDLSGVDDGEDLVAVGGDLRAGTILEAYRTGVFPMGLGDHGARPLGWWSPDPRGVLLPGGVHASRSLRRSLRRFEIRVDTAFREVVAACADPSREGRWITTEIADAYTQLHALGWAHSIETWQDGELVGGLYGLCVGGLFAGESMFHHVTDASKAAVVAMAGHVFADGDPRRIIDVQWATDHLRTLGIVSIPRAEYLRRLGDAIHLEPPAFAVS; translated from the coding sequence GTGGTCGCCCCCGAGCCCGTCGAACCCCTGCCGAGCGGCTGGGCCTTCGACCTGTCCGGGGTCGACGACGGCGAGGACCTCGTCGCCGTCGGGGGTGACCTGCGCGCGGGGACGATCCTCGAGGCGTACCGCACGGGCGTCTTCCCCATGGGCCTCGGGGACCACGGGGCCCGGCCGCTCGGGTGGTGGTCGCCCGACCCGCGCGGGGTCCTGCTGCCCGGCGGCGTGCACGCCAGCCGGTCGCTGCGGCGCTCGCTGCGACGGTTCGAGATCCGGGTCGACACCGCGTTCCGCGAGGTCGTCGCCGCGTGCGCGGACCCCTCGCGCGAGGGCCGCTGGATCACCACCGAGATCGCCGACGCGTACACCCAGCTGCACGCGCTCGGCTGGGCGCACAGCATCGAGACGTGGCAGGACGGCGAGCTCGTCGGCGGCCTCTACGGCCTGTGCGTCGGCGGCCTGTTCGCGGGCGAGTCGATGTTCCACCACGTCACCGACGCGTCCAAGGCCGCCGTCGTCGCGATGGCCGGCCACGTCTTCGCCGACGGCGACCCGCGCCGCATCATCGACGTGCAGTGGGCGACCGACCACCTGCGCACCCTCGGCATCGTGAGCATCCCGCGGGCGGAGTACCTGCGCCGGCTCGGCGACGCGATCCACCTGGAGCCGCCCGCCTTCGCGGTCAGCTAG
- a CDS encoding sulfurtransferase TusA family protein: MSGDDVVDARGLRCPLPVIRLAQRARDAAPGTELEVWSTDPAAAADVPAWCRMRGHAFLGARDDGDHAAYRVRVGGPEAPAS; this comes from the coding sequence GTGAGCGGGGACGACGTCGTCGACGCACGCGGCCTGCGCTGCCCGCTGCCGGTCATCCGCCTGGCGCAGCGGGCCCGCGACGCCGCCCCGGGGACCGAGCTCGAGGTGTGGTCGACGGACCCGGCCGCCGCCGCGGACGTCCCGGCGTGGTGCCGGATGAGGGGTCACGCGTTCCTCGGGGCCCGCGACGACGGCGACCACGCGGCATACCGGGTCCGTGTCGGCGGCCCCGAGGCGCCCGCTAGCTGA
- a CDS encoding cysteine desulfurase family protein — MANPPVERVLLDAAPGPVHPAARATLVAAVDAGWADPRRLHAEARTARRLLDQAREVLAAGLGVRPAEVTFAPDGPTAVRWMLDGLRHAARRRGARTVASAVEHSAVLVPARHEADLSGDAGRLGEVAVDRLGRVDLDAWREALSVPGTVAAALQHANGEVGTLQPLEEAHATCRAAGVPLAVDAQASLGRVPAPTAYDVLAGDAQSWGGPGGLGVLVVPEGTRWLLPGATDPDAALHGASRHTPWVPLALAAAEAWQQTEAAREQDAAEAFALVRGLREAAGRLPDVDVVGEPEGRLPHVLTFSALYADGEALVRELDRAGFAVASGSACTASTLEPSHVLAAMGALTHGNVRVTLPLSAVAPDRAAGVAAFVRALPGAVERVREELGARRL, encoded by the coding sequence GTGGCGAATCCCCCTGTCGAGCGCGTCCTCCTCGACGCCGCCCCGGGACCGGTGCACCCCGCCGCGCGGGCGACCCTGGTGGCCGCCGTCGACGCCGGCTGGGCCGACCCCCGGCGGCTGCACGCCGAGGCGCGAACGGCGCGTCGCCTGCTCGACCAGGCGCGGGAGGTGCTCGCTGCCGGGCTCGGTGTCCGCCCGGCCGAGGTGACCTTCGCCCCCGACGGCCCGACCGCCGTCCGGTGGATGCTCGACGGGCTGCGGCACGCCGCGCGCCGCCGCGGCGCCCGCACGGTGGCCTCGGCCGTCGAGCACTCGGCCGTCCTCGTCCCGGCCAGGCACGAGGCGGACCTGTCGGGTGACGCCGGCCGCCTGGGCGAGGTGGCCGTCGACCGGCTGGGACGCGTGGACCTCGACGCGTGGAGGGAGGCCCTGTCCGTGCCGGGCACGGTGGCGGCCGCCCTCCAGCACGCCAACGGCGAGGTCGGCACCCTGCAACCGCTCGAGGAGGCCCACGCCACCTGCCGCGCGGCGGGCGTCCCGCTCGCCGTCGACGCCCAGGCGTCGCTGGGGCGGGTCCCTGCGCCCACGGCATACGACGTGCTCGCGGGCGACGCGCAGTCCTGGGGTGGCCCGGGCGGGCTGGGGGTCCTCGTCGTGCCCGAGGGCACCCGGTGGCTGCTGCCCGGGGCCACCGACCCGGACGCCGCCCTCCACGGGGCCTCGCGCCACACCCCGTGGGTGCCCCTGGCCCTCGCGGCGGCCGAGGCGTGGCAGCAGACCGAGGCGGCCCGCGAGCAGGACGCGGCCGAGGCCTTCGCCCTGGTCCGGGGGCTGCGCGAGGCGGCGGGCCGGCTCCCCGACGTCGACGTGGTCGGCGAACCCGAGGGCCGCCTGCCGCACGTCCTCACCTTCTCCGCGCTGTATGCCGACGGCGAGGCGCTCGTCCGCGAGCTCGACCGGGCGGGCTTCGCCGTGGCGTCGGGCTCGGCCTGCACCGCGAGCACGCTGGAGCCCAGCCACGTCCTTGCCGCCATGGGGGCGCTGACCCACGGCAACGTGCGGGTCACGCTGCCCCTCTCCGCGGTGGCGCCGGACCGGGCAGCCGGCGTGGCGGCCTTCGTGCGCGCGCTCCCCGGTGCCGTCGAGCGGGTGCGCGAGGAGCTGGGGGCACGGCGGCTGTGA
- the coxB gene encoding cytochrome c oxidase subunit II, with protein MASLLAVALSGCAGRVQDGFLPRAATQGGERVTTLWNGAWIAALAVGVLVWGLILWCVVAYRRRKDDTELPVQLRYNVPMEILYTVVPVFMIAVLFYYTQRDESALLDTSKNPDVVVNVIGKKWSWDFNYVNEDTYESGTQAELTGKEGAEASLPTLYLPVGKRTEFVLTSRDVIHSFWVPAFLQKLDMIPGRVNKFQVVPTETGDFKGKCAELCGAYHSQMLFNVKVVDQATYDAHIAELKAKGNTGQLDNSLNSERIMNNQQNLVPSTGSK; from the coding sequence GTGGCCTCCCTGCTGGCGGTCGCCCTCTCGGGCTGCGCCGGTCGCGTCCAGGACGGCTTCCTGCCGCGCGCCGCCACCCAGGGTGGCGAGCGCGTCACGACCCTGTGGAACGGCGCCTGGATCGCGGCCCTCGCGGTCGGCGTCCTCGTCTGGGGCCTCATCCTCTGGTGCGTCGTGGCATACCGCCGGCGCAAGGACGACACCGAGCTCCCGGTGCAGCTGCGCTACAACGTGCCGATGGAGATCCTCTACACCGTCGTGCCGGTGTTCATGATCGCCGTGCTCTTCTACTACACCCAGCGTGACGAGTCGGCGCTGCTGGACACCAGCAAGAACCCCGACGTCGTCGTCAACGTCATCGGGAAGAAGTGGTCCTGGGACTTCAACTACGTCAACGAGGACACCTACGAGAGCGGCACGCAGGCCGAGCTCACCGGCAAGGAGGGCGCCGAGGCGTCCCTGCCGACCCTCTACCTCCCGGTGGGCAAGCGCACCGAGTTCGTCCTGACCTCGCGCGACGTCATCCACTCGTTCTGGGTGCCGGCCTTCCTGCAGAAGCTCGACATGATCCCGGGCCGGGTCAACAAGTTCCAGGTCGTCCCGACCGAGACCGGTGACTTCAAGGGCAAGTGCGCCGAGCTCTGCGGTGCCTACCACTCGCAGATGCTGTTCAACGTCAAGGTCGTCGACCAGGCCACCTACGACGCCCACATCGCCGAGCTCAAGGCCAAGGGCAACACCGGTCAGCTCGACAACAGCCTCAACTCCGAGCGGATCATGAACAACCAGCAGAACCTCGTCCCGAGCACTGGGAGCAAGTGA
- the ctaD gene encoding cytochrome c oxidase subunit I, with protein MAAATESTAGTYLRSTQGTSTRRLTKGQTVVKWMTTTDHKVIGNLYFITSFIFFMFGGVLALLIRAELFEPGLQVVDNPEQYNQLFTMHGTIMLLLFATPLFAGFANALMPLQIGAPDVAFPRLNMFAYWLYLFGGLIASAGFLTPQGAASFGWFAYAPLSDASNSPGLGGDLWVFGLALGGFGTILGAVNFITTIICMRAPGMTMFRMPIFTWTVLITSLLVLMAFPVLASALLALGADRKFGAQVFQPENGGPMLWQHLFWFFGHPEVYIIALPFFGIISEILPVFSRKPIFGYKTLVFATIGIAALSVTVWAHHMYATGQVLLPFFAVMTMLIAVPTGVKFFNWIGTMWGGKLSFETPMLWSIGFLVTFLFGGLTGIILSSPALDFHLSDSYFVVAHFHYVVFGTVVFAMFAGFYFWWPKLTGRMLDETLGKIHFWMLFVGFHTTFLIQHVLGVDGMPRRYADYLPEDGFTWMNQVSTYGSFLLGASTLPFLYNVWKTWRTAPLVETDDPWGYGASLEWATSCPPPRHNFDVIPRIRSERPAFDLHHPEAAPFATLPADPDTLTRIIGGPDGNGPHSHHTGELDHDLNPRFHEERD; from the coding sequence ATGGCAGCGGCGACCGAATCCACGGCGGGGACCTACCTGCGCTCGACGCAGGGCACCTCGACCCGCCGGCTCACCAAGGGCCAGACCGTCGTGAAGTGGATGACGACGACCGACCACAAGGTCATCGGCAACCTCTACTTCATCACCTCCTTCATCTTCTTCATGTTCGGTGGTGTGCTCGCGCTGCTCATCCGCGCCGAGCTCTTCGAGCCGGGCCTGCAGGTCGTGGACAACCCCGAGCAGTACAACCAGCTCTTCACCATGCACGGCACGATCATGCTGCTGCTGTTCGCGACGCCGCTGTTCGCCGGCTTCGCCAACGCGCTGATGCCACTGCAGATCGGTGCCCCCGACGTGGCGTTCCCGCGCCTGAACATGTTCGCCTACTGGCTGTACCTGTTCGGTGGCCTCATCGCCTCGGCTGGCTTCCTCACGCCCCAGGGCGCGGCGTCGTTCGGCTGGTTCGCGTACGCCCCGCTCTCGGACGCCTCCAACAGCCCCGGCCTCGGCGGTGACCTGTGGGTCTTCGGCCTCGCGCTCGGTGGTTTCGGCACCATCCTCGGTGCGGTCAACTTCATCACCACGATCATCTGCATGCGCGCCCCCGGCATGACCATGTTCCGGATGCCGATCTTCACCTGGACGGTGCTGATCACCTCGCTCCTCGTGCTGATGGCCTTCCCGGTCCTGGCCTCCGCGCTGCTGGCCCTGGGCGCCGACCGCAAGTTCGGGGCACAGGTGTTCCAGCCCGAGAACGGTGGGCCCATGCTGTGGCAGCACCTGTTCTGGTTCTTCGGGCACCCAGAGGTCTACATCATCGCCCTGCCGTTCTTCGGCATCATCAGCGAGATCCTGCCGGTGTTCTCCCGCAAGCCGATCTTCGGCTACAAGACCCTGGTCTTCGCCACCATCGGCATCGCCGCGCTGTCCGTGACGGTCTGGGCGCACCACATGTACGCGACCGGCCAGGTGCTGCTGCCGTTCTTCGCGGTCATGACGATGCTCATCGCCGTGCCGACAGGCGTGAAGTTCTTCAACTGGATCGGCACGATGTGGGGCGGCAAGCTCTCCTTCGAGACGCCGATGCTGTGGTCGATCGGCTTCCTCGTGACGTTCCTCTTCGGCGGCCTGACCGGCATCATCCTGTCCAGCCCGGCCCTCGACTTCCACCTGTCCGACAGCTACTTCGTGGTGGCCCACTTCCACTACGTCGTCTTCGGCACGGTCGTGTTCGCGATGTTCGCGGGCTTCTACTTCTGGTGGCCCAAGCTCACCGGCCGGATGCTCGACGAGACCCTCGGCAAGATCCACTTCTGGATGCTGTTCGTCGGGTTCCACACCACCTTCCTCATCCAGCACGTGCTCGGTGTCGACGGGATGCCCCGCCGCTACGCCGACTACCTGCCCGAGGACGGGTTCACCTGGATGAACCAGGTCTCGACGTACGGCTCGTTCCTGCTCGGCGCCTCCACGCTGCCTTTCCTCTACAACGTGTGGAAGACCTGGCGGACGGCTCCGCTGGTGGAGACCGACGACCCGTGGGGCTACGGCGCCTCGCTGGAGTGGGCCACCTCCTGCCCGCCGCCGCGGCACAACTTCGACGTGATCCCGCGGATCCGGTCCGAGCGCCCCGCCTTCGACCTGCACCACCCGGAGGCCGCCCCGTTCGCGACCCTGCCGGCCGACCCCGACACCCTGACCCGGATCATCGGCGGCCCGGACGGCAACGGCCCGCACTCGCACCACACCGGTGAGCTGGACCACGACCTCAACCCCCGATTCCACGAGGAGCGCGACTGA
- a CDS encoding cytochrome c oxidase subunit 4, whose product MKIEFKLFVILAVFFAPVGLLYGIFTHWREPVGPAGLFLSAGLGAMIAFYLWATGRRLPERPEDNPAGEIDEQEGEYGFFSPHSWWPLPLAGAAAICFLGLAVGWWLFIIGAAFGVVALVGWTFEYFKGPHAV is encoded by the coding sequence ATGAAGATCGAGTTCAAGCTCTTCGTCATCCTGGCGGTCTTCTTCGCCCCCGTCGGGCTCCTCTACGGCATCTTCACCCACTGGCGCGAGCCGGTCGGCCCGGCAGGGCTGTTCCTGTCGGCCGGACTGGGCGCGATGATCGCCTTCTACCTCTGGGCCACCGGGCGACGCCTGCCCGAGCGCCCGGAGGACAACCCTGCCGGTGAGATCGACGAGCAGGAGGGTGAGTACGGCTTCTTCAGCCCCCACTCCTGGTGGCCGCTCCCGCTGGCCGGGGCCGCCGCGATCTGCTTCCTCGGCCTCGCGGTCGGGTGGTGGCTGTTCATCATCGGTGCCGCCTTCGGCGTCGTGGCCCTCGTGGGGTGGACGTTCGAGTACTTCAAGGGTCCGCACGCGGTCTGA
- a CDS encoding Ig-like domain-containing protein — MGRTLRARRQLVAAATLVTAAVLVAGCSGTATGQSTGNVAGSPSSSSSSSSSSAPVVPADLSVTPADGASGVLPSSPVVVEAKSGTLKSVTVKDADGHALQGSLENGTWTSTGRLAPDSTYTVSMTAAGSDDTPSTSTSTFRTLKPAVTATYGILYAGQTVGIGMPASIQFDSPVVTPEQRAQVEKLVTVTTSPKVEGHWGWLDSRQLMWRPKTYWKPGTKVTVNAPLSGVQTGPGKWIANDDSASFTVGSAMISTVDIKRHVMTVTQGGTVLRTIPISAGRPGPKTETRSGIKVIIRKEGTVVMDSTTIGIKKGQPGYYKIKTESAMRVTWTGEYLHSAPWSVGSQGSSNVSHGCVNMSPSEAAWMYSISKAGDVVVFTGSSRVFQPTEGIGVWQYSYANWVKQSALA, encoded by the coding sequence GTGGGTAGGACTCTTCGGGCACGCCGACAGCTCGTCGCCGCGGCGACCCTGGTCACGGCAGCCGTGCTCGTCGCCGGGTGCTCCGGTACGGCGACTGGCCAGTCGACCGGGAACGTCGCCGGCAGCCCCTCCTCCTCGTCCTCCTCCAGCTCCAGCAGCGCCCCGGTCGTGCCGGCAGACCTCTCGGTCACGCCCGCCGACGGTGCGAGCGGCGTCCTGCCGAGCTCGCCGGTCGTGGTCGAGGCCAAGTCCGGGACGCTGAAGTCGGTGACCGTCAAGGACGCGGACGGCCACGCGCTGCAGGGCTCGCTCGAGAACGGCACCTGGACCTCCACGGGCCGCCTCGCCCCCGACAGCACCTACACCGTGTCGATGACCGCCGCCGGGTCCGACGACACCCCCAGCACCAGCACGTCGACGTTCCGCACGCTCAAGCCGGCCGTGACGGCGACCTACGGCATCCTCTACGCCGGCCAGACGGTCGGGATCGGCATGCCGGCCTCGATCCAGTTCGACTCTCCTGTCGTGACGCCCGAGCAGCGCGCCCAGGTGGAGAAGCTGGTGACCGTGACGACGTCGCCGAAGGTCGAGGGGCACTGGGGCTGGCTCGACAGCCGCCAGCTCATGTGGCGGCCGAAGACCTACTGGAAGCCGGGCACCAAGGTCACCGTCAACGCGCCGCTGAGCGGGGTGCAGACCGGCCCGGGCAAGTGGATCGCCAACGACGACAGCGCCAGCTTCACGGTGGGCTCGGCGATGATCTCCACGGTCGACATCAAGCGCCACGTCATGACCGTCACCCAGGGCGGCACGGTCCTGCGCACCATCCCGATCAGCGCCGGCCGCCCGGGCCCCAAGACCGAGACCCGCTCCGGCATCAAGGTCATCATCCGCAAGGAGGGGACCGTGGTGATGGACTCGACGACAATCGGGATCAAGAAGGGCCAGCCCGGCTACTACAAGATCAAGACCGAGTCGGCGATGCGCGTCACCTGGACGGGGGAGTACCTGCACTCCGCCCCGTGGTCGGTCGGGTCGCAGGGCAGCTCGAACGTGAGCCACGGCTGCGTCAACATGTCGCCGAGCGAGGCCGCGTGGATGTACTCGATCTCCAAGGCCGGTGACGTGGTCGTGTTCACCGGGTCCAGCCGGGTGTTCCAGCCGACCGAGGGCATCGGGGTCTGGCAGTACTCCTACGCCAACTGGGTCAAGCAGAGCGCCCTCGCCTGA
- a CDS encoding alkaline phosphatase family protein, with protein MSRPDGRRATTCAARRGAVPGSILGAALAALVALGAGCSSGSPGHPTSVASTTGSSPASSAPASTGAGPGRSTATTSAGATGSAATSASGGPAAVGPTKLLVVVMENHSLAQMRAQMPYTESLAQRYGYATAWSAVRHPSLPNYLAIASGSTHGVTDDAAPAQHPLPGATVFGRALAAGSTAAVYAEGMARPCQQEPEGRYAVKHNPWAYFPAERAACERHDLPLDALQEAVAAGTLPAAGMVVPDLCHDAHDCGLGVADDWFRTWMTRIQTGPDWRSGRLVVVLTADEDDHSSGNRVLTVVAHPSLHHVVVTAPLDHYSLTRLYAEVTRTAPLGRAAGATSVAAAFGLPLPR; from the coding sequence GTGAGCCGCCCTGACGGTCGCAGGGCCACGACCTGCGCCGCCCGGCGCGGCGCGGTTCCCGGCTCCATCCTCGGGGCGGCGCTGGCCGCCCTGGTGGCCCTGGGCGCGGGCTGCTCGAGCGGTTCACCCGGCCACCCCACCTCGGTGGCGTCCACGACCGGGTCGTCCCCGGCCTCGTCGGCGCCGGCGTCGACGGGTGCGGGCCCGGGCCGGTCGACCGCGACGACGTCCGCGGGCGCGACCGGGTCCGCTGCCACGAGCGCATCCGGCGGCCCGGCAGCAGTGGGGCCAACCAAGCTGCTCGTCGTCGTCATGGAGAACCACTCGCTCGCGCAGATGCGGGCGCAGATGCCGTACACCGAGTCCCTGGCGCAGCGGTACGGCTACGCCACCGCCTGGTCGGCGGTGCGGCACCCGTCGCTGCCGAACTACCTGGCCATCGCGTCGGGGAGCACCCACGGGGTCACCGACGACGCGGCTCCTGCCCAGCACCCCCTTCCGGGCGCCACGGTCTTCGGCCGCGCCCTGGCCGCCGGCTCGACGGCAGCGGTCTACGCCGAGGGCATGGCCCGGCCGTGCCAGCAGGAACCCGAGGGCCGGTATGCCGTCAAGCACAACCCGTGGGCGTACTTCCCCGCGGAACGAGCAGCCTGTGAGCGTCACGACCTGCCGCTCGACGCCCTGCAGGAGGCCGTTGCGGCCGGGACGCTCCCGGCCGCCGGCATGGTGGTCCCCGACCTGTGCCACGACGCGCACGACTGCGGGCTCGGCGTCGCCGACGACTGGTTCCGCACGTGGATGACGCGCATCCAGACCGGCCCCGACTGGCGCTCGGGCCGGCTCGTCGTCGTGCTGACCGCGGACGAGGACGACCACTCGTCCGGCAACCGCGTGCTCACCGTGGTGGCGCACCCGTCCCTGCACCACGTGGTCGTGACGGCTCCGCTCGACCACTACTCGCTCACCCGGCTCTACGCCGAGGTGACGCGCACCGCCCCTCTCGGGCGGGCGGCGGGAGCCACCTCGGTGGCCGCGGCGTTCGGCCTGCCCCTGCCGCGCTGA
- a CDS encoding metallopeptidase family protein produces MGRAEFEQAVDAALDGVPAELLGLMDNVVIFLQDEPPADEPDLLGIYEGVPLTERGEAWAAGALPDRITVFRGPLTRMCDTTDELVEEIAVTVVHEIAHHFGIDDDRLHELGWG; encoded by the coding sequence ATGGGGCGCGCGGAGTTCGAGCAGGCCGTGGACGCCGCCCTCGACGGGGTGCCGGCCGAGCTGCTGGGCCTGATGGACAACGTGGTCATCTTCCTGCAGGACGAGCCCCCGGCGGACGAGCCCGACCTCCTCGGGATCTACGAGGGTGTGCCGCTGACCGAGCGCGGTGAGGCGTGGGCGGCAGGAGCCCTCCCCGACCGGATCACGGTCTTCCGGGGGCCGCTGACCCGCATGTGCGACACCACCGACGAGCTGGTCGAGGAGATCGCCGTGACCGTCGTGCACGAGATCGCCCACCACTTCGGCATCGACGACGACCGGCTGCACGAGCTGGGCTGGGGCTGA